One window from the genome of Pseudonocardia hierapolitana encodes:
- a CDS encoding ABC transporter permease: MADTMATTQAVPVTAAGPRGGRRMFAVRRIRKRLVHLLLVLLAVTFLSFLVVDLLPGDAAVVVAGDNATPEQVQQVREDLQLDRPVLVRYADWLGGVVTGDLGRSFRTGQPVAEALAQRIPVTFEITIIAQLLALVIAVPLAVHSAYRPGGLVDRASMTIGFGAAAMPNFVFGMVLIVLFAGGVTSILPATGYTGLFEDPLGNVRSIVLPCLTLMITEAAVYRQLLRSDMVSTLQEDFILMARSKGLGPARILFRHALRPSSFSLITLSGVNIGRLLGGTVIVETLFAIPGLGQLIVQAVFNRDYMILQGALLFVAVAYVVINMLIDLLYLALDPRVRRDA, from the coding sequence ATGGCCGACACGATGGCGACCACGCAGGCGGTACCGGTCACCGCGGCGGGTCCCCGCGGTGGCAGGCGGATGTTCGCCGTCCGTCGTATCCGCAAGCGGCTGGTGCACCTGCTGCTCGTGCTGCTCGCCGTGACGTTCCTGTCCTTCCTGGTCGTCGACCTGCTGCCCGGCGACGCGGCCGTGGTCGTGGCGGGCGACAACGCGACCCCGGAGCAGGTGCAGCAGGTCCGCGAGGACCTGCAGCTCGACCGACCGGTCCTCGTGCGCTACGCCGACTGGCTCGGCGGCGTGGTCACCGGCGACCTCGGCCGCTCGTTCCGCACCGGCCAGCCGGTCGCGGAGGCGCTCGCCCAGCGCATCCCCGTCACGTTCGAGATCACGATCATCGCCCAGCTCCTCGCGCTGGTGATCGCGGTGCCGCTCGCCGTCCACTCGGCCTACCGCCCCGGCGGGCTCGTCGACCGGGCGTCGATGACGATCGGGTTCGGCGCCGCCGCGATGCCGAACTTCGTGTTCGGGATGGTGCTGATCGTGCTCTTCGCCGGAGGGGTGACGAGCATCCTGCCGGCCACCGGTTACACGGGACTGTTCGAGGACCCCCTCGGCAACGTGAGATCGATCGTCCTGCCCTGCCTGACGCTCATGATCACCGAGGCGGCGGTCTACCGGCAGCTGCTGCGTTCGGACATGGTGTCCACGCTGCAGGAGGACTTCATCCTCATGGCCCGGTCGAAGGGGCTCGGCCCGGCGAGGATCCTCTTCCGGCACGCGCTGCGGCCCTCGTCGTTCTCCCTGATCACGCTGTCGGGGGTGAACATCGGGCGGCTGCTCGGCGGCACGGTGATCGTCGAGACGCTCTTCGCGATCCCCGGGCTCGGCCAGCTCATCGTGCAGGCCGTGTTCAACCGCGACTACATGATCCTCCAGGGTGCGCTGCTGTTCGTCGCGGTCGCCTACGTCGTGATCAACATGCTGATCGACCTGCTGTACCTGGCCCTCGACCCGCGGGTGCGCAGAGATGCCTGA
- a CDS encoding ABC transporter permease, translating to MPETTSRVRRAERTPFGWYVAWTWLAAVVLAAVFAPLLPLWDPAVPDYTNVFGGITPQHWLGGDTLGRDTFSRVVYGARASLLVGICAVGLGALVGGFLGMLAGYFGGRIERMLALVTDVVLAFPGLVFIIAIVAILGSSLTNLILGLAILSVPTFIRLSRAATLVVAQREFVLAARAYGCSPLRIIAREIAPNVVLPVAAYGFIMIGVFIVVEGSLSFLGLGIPPPTPSWGGMIAGGRTELLTYPYISLFPAAVMFLTVLSINYIGERTRKQFEVKESNL from the coding sequence ATGCCTGAGACGACCAGCCGCGTTCGCCGGGCCGAGCGCACCCCGTTCGGCTGGTACGTGGCGTGGACCTGGCTGGCCGCCGTGGTGCTGGCGGCCGTGTTCGCCCCGTTGCTGCCGCTCTGGGATCCGGCCGTCCCCGACTACACCAACGTGTTCGGGGGGATCACCCCGCAGCACTGGCTGGGCGGGGACACCCTCGGCCGCGACACGTTCTCCCGCGTGGTCTACGGGGCGCGGGCGTCGCTCCTGGTCGGCATCTGCGCCGTCGGGCTCGGCGCACTGGTCGGGGGCTTCCTCGGCATGCTGGCCGGCTACTTCGGCGGACGCATCGAACGCATGCTCGCGCTCGTCACCGACGTCGTGCTGGCGTTCCCGGGACTCGTGTTCATCATCGCGATCGTCGCGATCCTCGGGTCCAGCCTGACCAACCTGATCCTCGGCCTGGCGATCCTGTCGGTGCCGACGTTCATCCGGCTGTCCCGCGCGGCCACGCTCGTGGTGGCCCAGCGGGAGTTCGTGCTGGCGGCCCGAGCGTACGGGTGCAGCCCGCTCCGGATCATCGCGCGGGAGATAGCCCCGAACGTCGTGCTCCCGGTGGCGGCCTACGGCTTCATCATGATCGGTGTCTTCATCGTGGTGGAGGGCTCGCTCTCGTTCCTGGGGCTCGGCATCCCGCCGCCCACGCCCAGCTGGGGCGGCATGATCGCCGGCGGCCGCACCGAGCTGCTCACCTACCCCTACATCTCGCTGTTCCCGGCCGCGGTCATGTTCCTCACCGTGCTGTCGATCAACTACATCGGCGAGCGCACGCGCAAGCAGTTCGAGGTCAAGGAGAGCAACCTGTGA
- a CDS encoding ABC transporter ATP-binding protein: protein MTALLTAEDVVVRFHTKKGVVRAVDGVSLRVEAGEVLAVVGESGSGKTVLTRRLMGLVSGGRSTEVEGTVTFDGTNLTALSAKELSAYWGAEIALILQDPMTSLNPVKRIGAQLAETIVQHERVPKREALGRAVELLHSVGLSEPERRVRQYPHELSGGMRQRVTIAIALSCNPRLLLADEPTTALDVTVQAQILDLLADLQSRLRMAMLLVTHDLRVVRSRSDRIAVMYAGRIVESAPTPVLFAEPRMPYTAALMNAVPPLAGPNHTRLHVIPGRPPDLIDPPAGCTFSPRCPFAQDRCLTEEPPLREAGSAEHTYRCWFPVGSPAWAEARARNIERGVSAAGIPVTDEKVLL from the coding sequence GTGACCGCCCTTCTGACCGCTGAGGACGTCGTCGTGCGCTTCCACACGAAGAAGGGGGTGGTGCGCGCCGTCGACGGCGTCTCGCTGCGGGTCGAGGCCGGGGAGGTCCTCGCCGTCGTCGGCGAGAGCGGTTCGGGCAAGACCGTGCTCACCCGCCGGCTCATGGGGCTCGTCTCCGGAGGGCGCAGCACCGAGGTCGAGGGCACCGTCACGTTCGACGGCACGAACCTCACCGCGCTCTCGGCGAAGGAGCTGTCGGCGTACTGGGGTGCGGAGATCGCACTGATCCTCCAGGACCCGATGACCTCGCTGAACCCGGTCAAGCGCATCGGTGCGCAGCTGGCGGAGACGATCGTTCAGCACGAGCGCGTCCCGAAGAGGGAGGCGCTCGGCCGGGCGGTCGAGCTGCTGCACTCGGTGGGGCTCTCCGAACCGGAGCGGCGGGTGCGCCAGTACCCGCACGAGCTGTCGGGCGGCATGCGGCAGCGCGTCACGATCGCGATCGCGCTCTCCTGCAACCCGCGGCTGCTGCTCGCCGACGAGCCGACCACGGCCCTCGACGTCACCGTGCAGGCGCAGATCCTGGACCTGCTCGCCGACCTGCAGTCCCGCCTCCGGATGGCGATGCTGCTGGTCACGCACGACCTGCGGGTGGTGCGCAGCCGCTCCGACCGCATCGCCGTGATGTACGCGGGACGGATCGTGGAGTCCGCCCCGACGCCCGTGCTCTTCGCCGAGCCGAGGATGCCCTACACCGCCGCCCTGATGAACGCGGTGCCGCCGCTCGCGGGGCCGAACCACACCCGGCTCCACGTGATCCCCGGACGCCCGCCGGACCTGATCGACCCGCCGGCGGGGTGCACGTTCAGCCCGCGCTGTCCCTTCGCCCAGGACAGGTGCCTCACCGAGGAGCCACCGCTGCGGGAGGCCGGATCCGCAGAGCACACCTACCGGTGCTGGTTCCCGGTGGGCAGCCCGGCCTGGGCGGAAGCCCGGGCGCGCAACATCGAGCGCGGCGTGAGCGCCGCGGGTATCCCCGTCACCGACGAAAAGGTCCTCCTATGA
- a CDS encoding ABC transporter ATP-binding protein produces MTAARTEQGPDTRARGEGESDVVLLLKDLVVEFPVGGGQMVHAVSGIDLDVRRGETLGLVGESGCGKSTTGRAIMQLPRPTSGSVVFDGGDLTTLSPRELRELRPKLQMIFQDPISSLNPRRRIPDIVGDPLVVWGRGDERARVVPEVLEAVGLDPQQVADRRPHQFSGGQCQRVSIARALVLEPEVLICDEPVSALDVSVQAQILNLLEDMKRRYGLTLVFIAHDLGVVRNISDRVAVMYLGRICELGETTALFDDPVHPYTRLLVSSIPSMETITGADIEEADRGRGEMPSPINPPSGCRFRTRCPAATERCSAEVPEMREVKPGRFAACHHPILEPILEQEGA; encoded by the coding sequence ATGACCGCGGCGCGCACGGAGCAGGGTCCGGACACCCGCGCACGGGGCGAGGGCGAGAGCGACGTCGTCCTGCTGCTGAAGGACCTGGTCGTGGAGTTCCCGGTGGGCGGCGGGCAGATGGTGCACGCCGTCTCCGGGATCGACCTCGACGTCCGCAGGGGAGAGACGCTCGGGCTGGTCGGCGAGTCCGGTTGCGGCAAGTCGACCACCGGCCGGGCGATCATGCAGCTGCCCAGGCCGACCAGCGGATCGGTGGTGTTCGACGGCGGTGACCTCACCACGCTCTCGCCCCGCGAGCTCCGGGAGCTGCGCCCCAAGCTGCAGATGATCTTCCAGGACCCGATCTCCTCCTTGAACCCGCGGCGCCGGATCCCGGACATCGTCGGCGACCCGCTGGTGGTGTGGGGCCGCGGTGACGAGCGGGCACGGGTCGTGCCCGAGGTGCTCGAAGCGGTCGGGCTCGACCCGCAGCAGGTTGCCGACCGGCGGCCGCACCAGTTCTCCGGCGGGCAATGCCAGCGGGTGTCGATCGCCAGGGCGCTGGTGCTCGAACCGGAGGTGCTGATCTGCGACGAACCGGTGTCGGCCCTGGACGTGTCGGTGCAGGCGCAGATCCTCAACCTCCTCGAGGACATGAAGCGCCGCTACGGGCTCACGCTGGTGTTCATCGCCCACGACCTCGGGGTGGTGCGCAACATCAGCGACCGGGTCGCCGTGATGTACCTCGGCAGGATCTGCGAGCTCGGGGAGACGACGGCGTTGTTCGACGACCCGGTGCACCCGTACACGCGGCTGCTCGTCTCGTCGATCCCGTCGATGGAGACGATCACCGGAGCCGATATCGAAGAGGCCGACCGCGGTCGCGGCGAGATGCCCTCACCGATCAACCCGCCGAGCGGGTGCCGCTTCCGCACCCGATGTCCCGCCGCCACCGAGCGGTGCTCCGCCGAGGTGCCCGAGATGCGCGAGGTCAAGCCGGGCAGGTTCGCCGCCTGCCACCACCCGATCCTCGAACCGATCCTCGAACAGGAAGGAGCCTGA
- a CDS encoding MaoC/PaaZ C-terminal domain-containing protein codes for MPVDPGAVGTEGEPRTRTWTSTDSLLYAVGVGAGLGEPTQELAFTTENSDGVPQQVLPTFAVLLSQAPPPPFGTFDPAMLVHAEQEITLHRPVPVEGTVTATARVTGVYDKGKGALVVTESTAVLSGGEPLATNRSALFIRGEGGFGGDRGPRDEWAAPDRAPDHSVRYETRPEQALLYRLSGDRNPLHSDPAFAARAGFGKPILHGLCTYGVTGRALLHEVAGGDPARLTRMYGRFSATVTPGQALTVDIWDEGGGQILHRTRTDDGTVVIDRGRATVGATVGGGR; via the coding sequence ATGCCCGTCGATCCCGGAGCCGTCGGTACCGAAGGGGAGCCACGCACCCGGACCTGGACCTCCACCGACTCCCTGCTCTACGCCGTCGGCGTCGGGGCGGGGCTCGGGGAGCCCACCCAGGAGTTGGCGTTCACCACCGAGAACAGCGACGGGGTGCCCCAGCAGGTGCTGCCGACGTTCGCGGTGCTGCTGTCGCAGGCGCCGCCGCCCCCGTTCGGCACGTTCGACCCGGCGATGCTGGTGCACGCCGAGCAGGAGATCACCCTGCACCGTCCGGTTCCGGTCGAGGGCACGGTCACGGCGACGGCCCGGGTGACGGGCGTGTACGACAAGGGCAAGGGCGCCCTCGTCGTCACCGAGTCGACCGCAGTTCTCAGCGGCGGGGAACCGCTCGCGACGAACCGCAGCGCCCTGTTCATCCGCGGTGAGGGTGGCTTCGGGGGAGACCGCGGGCCGCGCGACGAGTGGGCCGCGCCGGACCGCGCGCCCGACCACAGCGTGCGCTACGAGACCCGCCCCGAGCAGGCGCTGCTCTACCGGCTCTCCGGCGACCGCAACCCGCTGCACTCCGACCCGGCGTTCGCGGCCCGGGCCGGGTTCGGCAAGCCGATCCTGCACGGGCTCTGCACGTACGGCGTCACCGGCCGGGCGCTGCTGCACGAGGTCGCAGGCGGCGACCCGGCCCGCCTCACCCGCATGTACGGGCGGTTCAGCGCCACCGTCACACCTGGGCAGGCGCTGACGGTGGACATCTGGGACGAGGGCGGAGGGCAGATCCTGCACCGCACCCGCACCGACGACGGCACCGTCGTGATCGACCGCGGCAGAGCGACCGTCGGCGCCACCGTCGGGGGCGGTCGATGA
- a CDS encoding amidohydrolase family protein: MTGVNPPELLAADLVAIDVHTHVHFSTKAAHSEAGAERMAQMKAHFKSDVLGMDLHQLAAFYRERRMAAVAFTVDSLGDRDEHAPTNEEIGEIAAEHPDVIIPFASVHPARGKAGAKIARRLIEGYGFRGFKFHPSVQEVYPNDPVAFPIYEVLAEHGLPALFHTGQNGVGAGTRGGGGVRLKYSNPLHLDDVAVDFPDMSIIMAHPSFPWQDEALAVASHKAQVHIELSGWSPKYFPPQLVQYANTLLRKKVMFGTDFPLFTPERWMADLEKTEIRDSVKPDIMLHNAARLFGLEEEES, from the coding sequence ATGACCGGCGTGAACCCGCCCGAGCTGCTGGCCGCCGATCTCGTCGCGATCGACGTGCACACCCACGTGCACTTCTCCACGAAGGCTGCACACTCCGAGGCAGGCGCCGAGCGCATGGCGCAGATGAAGGCGCACTTCAAGTCCGACGTGCTCGGCATGGACCTGCACCAGCTCGCGGCGTTCTACCGCGAGCGGCGCATGGCGGCCGTCGCCTTCACCGTCGACTCGCTCGGCGACCGGGACGAGCACGCCCCGACCAACGAGGAGATCGGCGAGATCGCCGCCGAGCACCCGGACGTGATCATCCCGTTCGCCAGCGTGCACCCCGCGCGCGGAAAGGCCGGGGCGAAGATCGCCCGACGCCTGATCGAGGGCTACGGGTTCCGCGGCTTCAAGTTCCACCCGAGCGTCCAGGAGGTCTACCCGAACGACCCGGTCGCGTTCCCGATCTACGAGGTGCTCGCCGAGCACGGGCTGCCGGCGCTGTTCCACACCGGGCAGAACGGCGTCGGTGCCGGCACGAGGGGCGGTGGGGGCGTGCGGCTCAAGTACTCCAACCCGCTGCACCTCGACGACGTGGCCGTCGACTTCCCCGACATGTCGATCATCATGGCCCACCCGTCGTTCCCGTGGCAGGACGAGGCACTGGCGGTGGCCTCGCACAAGGCGCAGGTCCACATCGAGCTGTCCGGCTGGTCGCCGAAGTACTTCCCGCCGCAGCTGGTGCAGTACGCGAACACCCTCCTGCGCAAGAAGGTGATGTTCGGGACCGACTTCCCGCTGTTCACCCCCGAGCGGTGGATGGCGGACCTGGAGAAGACCGAGATCCGCGACAGCGTGAAGCCCGACATCATGCTGCACAACGCGGCGCGGCTGTTCGGCCTGGAGGAAGAGGAATCATGA
- a CDS encoding AMP-binding protein — protein sequence MTLGLEDNFASHFEHIADLAPGRVAVAAGERELTWAQFDERADRLAGYLAAHGVGAGDRVGLDARNSPEYLIALHALFKLMAAPVNVNYRYRAAEVRYLLEISGARAVIVDEDLADVVAEAAGPVPGCDLLVRIDPAGGFGSEVAAAGRHPRRPRGDTEWRLFTGGTTGHPKAVIGSHAERLRSVRSGGFATLGVDETDAMEALHQALDIDPHGPRGMVHLPASPLMHGTGLYAALGALSVGAPVALLTGRGVTGAGLLTAIARHRVTDLVIVGDAFGLRLLDALDERAAAGRPLGIDSLRRIRSIGAVWSPGVKRRLLAHADLTLVDTIASAEGGVYARSEVNRASIDDEAGSFELVPGARLLDEDGRDVVPGSGAIGVLAAPVVPGAGYEGDAEKTASAFRDLDGVRYTMPGDLATLEADGRLRLLGRGSSVVNTGGEKVFTDEVELVLRSHPAVRDAVVLGVPDPRWGSVVAAAVSLERGAGADPDELGAFVGSRLAGYKKPRRVVVVPEVQRLNTGKADLVWARRQFEAEARDVSAPMAP from the coding sequence ATGACCCTCGGGCTGGAGGACAACTTCGCCTCGCACTTCGAGCACATCGCCGACCTGGCGCCGGGGCGGGTGGCGGTGGCCGCCGGTGAGCGGGAGCTGACCTGGGCGCAGTTCGACGAACGGGCCGACCGGTTGGCCGGGTACCTGGCTGCCCATGGCGTGGGTGCCGGTGACCGCGTCGGGCTGGACGCCCGGAACTCGCCCGAGTACCTGATCGCACTCCACGCGCTGTTCAAGCTGATGGCCGCACCGGTGAACGTCAACTACCGGTACCGGGCCGCGGAAGTGCGGTACCTGCTGGAAATCTCCGGGGCCAGGGCCGTGATCGTCGACGAGGACCTCGCCGACGTCGTCGCCGAGGCCGCCGGCCCCGTTCCGGGGTGCGATCTGCTGGTCCGGATCGACCCGGCAGGCGGGTTCGGGTCCGAGGTCGCCGCGGCCGGCAGGCACCCGCGGCGCCCTCGCGGTGACACCGAGTGGCGGCTGTTCACCGGCGGCACCACCGGCCACCCGAAGGCCGTGATCGGGAGCCACGCCGAGCGGCTGCGTTCGGTGCGGTCCGGCGGGTTCGCGACCCTGGGGGTGGACGAGACCGACGCGATGGAGGCGCTGCACCAGGCGCTCGACATCGACCCGCACGGTCCGCGCGGAATGGTGCACCTGCCCGCCTCGCCGCTGATGCACGGCACCGGCCTGTACGCCGCGCTCGGCGCGCTGTCCGTCGGCGCGCCGGTCGCGCTGTTGACCGGCAGGGGTGTGACGGGAGCCGGGCTCCTGACCGCGATCGCGCGGCACCGCGTCACCGACCTGGTCATCGTGGGTGATGCGTTCGGGCTGCGCCTGCTCGACGCCCTCGACGAGAGGGCCGCGGCCGGTCGCCCGCTCGGGATCGACTCCCTGCGCCGGATCCGCAGCATCGGCGCGGTGTGGAGCCCCGGCGTGAAGCGCAGGCTGCTCGCCCACGCCGACCTCACGCTGGTGGACACCATCGCGTCGGCGGAGGGCGGGGTGTACGCCCGATCCGAGGTCAACCGGGCCTCCATCGACGACGAGGCGGGCAGCTTCGAGCTGGTGCCCGGCGCGCGCCTGCTCGACGAGGACGGCCGCGACGTCGTCCCCGGCTCGGGAGCGATCGGCGTGCTCGCCGCACCGGTCGTTCCCGGCGCGGGTTACGAGGGCGATGCGGAGAAGACCGCGAGCGCCTTCCGCGATCTCGACGGCGTGCGCTACACGATGCCCGGCGACCTGGCCACCCTCGAGGCCGACGGGCGACTGCGGCTGCTCGGCCGTGGTAGTTCGGTGGTCAACACCGGGGGCGAGAAGGTCTTCACCGACGAGGTCGAGCTCGTGCTGCGCAGCCACCCGGCCGTGCGCGACGCCGTGGTTCTCGGCGTTCCGGACCCTCGCTGGGGCAGCGTCGTCGCGGCCGCGGTGTCGTTGGAGCGCGGGGCAGGCGCCGATCCCGACGAGCTCGGCGCGTTCGTCGGCTCCCGGCTGGCCGGCTACAAGAAGCCGCGCCGGGTGGTCGTGGTACCCGAGGTGCAGCGGCTCAACACGGGCAAGGCCGATCTGGTGTGGGCACGCCGGCAGTTCGAGGCGGAGGCCCGTGACGTGTCCGCTCCGATGGCCCCGTGA
- a CDS encoding MFS transporter produces the protein MRSTARSGWWVVVGGSVLLTLQNGLIISAFGAYLVVITDDTGWSPGVIALGYAIVQLGNGFLSPLTGWFCDRVGVRAVARAGTVVTAAGFAVAAAVADASHFVGAVVVIALGCSAAGITPLTVAVVQTMTDRRTLALGLLPTGIALGGLAVPVVTWALAGAGWRATFVGVAVAILAVGLVASAALPADRRPRPVGVSAAPRRPGDHDLGSALRTAAFWLLVVGHGTALVAVSAVSLHLVPLMTHHGIPLATAGLTVAVMSTAQLIGQVVTGLIADRLDKRRLAAACMVVQTCVLVGFATVSGFGLLMATAIVHGFAWGLRGPVMTALRADYFGVGSFGTIMGWSAGFVSIGLVVGPLLVTAVAGGTGGYPAAFLVLAAVTAAGAIAFVVLRRPRGPVPGLARPRCDEAGDGARRS, from the coding sequence GTGAGGTCGACGGCACGCAGCGGTTGGTGGGTCGTGGTGGGCGGGTCGGTCCTGCTCACCCTGCAGAACGGCCTGATCATCAGTGCCTTCGGCGCCTACCTCGTGGTGATCACGGACGACACGGGCTGGTCACCGGGGGTGATCGCGCTCGGGTACGCGATCGTCCAGCTCGGCAACGGCTTCCTCTCCCCGCTCACCGGATGGTTCTGCGACCGGGTCGGGGTGCGGGCGGTGGCCCGGGCGGGAACGGTGGTCACGGCAGCCGGCTTCGCCGTGGCCGCCGCCGTTGCCGATGCCTCGCACTTCGTCGGCGCGGTCGTCGTGATCGCGCTCGGTTGCTCGGCCGCTGGCATCACACCGCTGACCGTGGCGGTGGTGCAGACGATGACGGATCGCCGGACGCTGGCGCTCGGGCTGCTCCCGACCGGGATCGCGCTCGGCGGGCTGGCCGTGCCGGTCGTGACCTGGGCGCTGGCCGGGGCCGGCTGGCGCGCCACGTTCGTCGGCGTCGCCGTGGCGATCCTGGCGGTGGGCCTGGTCGCGAGCGCGGCCCTCCCCGCCGATCGGAGGCCGCGCCCGGTGGGCGTGTCCGCGGCGCCCCGCCGCCCGGGCGACCACGATCTGGGGAGCGCCCTGCGGACGGCGGCGTTCTGGCTGCTCGTCGTGGGGCACGGCACGGCGCTGGTCGCGGTCAGCGCCGTGAGCCTGCACCTCGTGCCACTGATGACCCACCACGGCATCCCGCTCGCGACAGCCGGTCTCACGGTTGCGGTGATGTCGACGGCGCAGCTGATCGGCCAGGTCGTCACGGGCCTGATCGCCGATCGCCTCGACAAGCGCCGGCTCGCCGCCGCGTGCATGGTCGTGCAGACCTGCGTGCTGGTGGGGTTCGCGACCGTGTCCGGCTTCGGCCTCCTGATGGCGACGGCGATCGTCCACGGGTTCGCATGGGGGCTCCGCGGTCCGGTGATGACCGCGTTGCGCGCGGACTACTTCGGCGTCGGCTCGTTCGGCACCATCATGGGGTGGTCCGCGGGGTTCGTATCGATCGGGCTGGTGGTGGGGCCGCTGCTCGTCACCGCGGTCGCCGGCGGCACCGGCGGCTACCCCGCAGCCTTCCTCGTGCTGGCCGCGGTGACCGCGGCGGGCGCGATCGCGTTCGTGGTGCTGCGGCGGCCGCGCGGCCCGGTGCCCGGGCTCGCGCGGCCGCGTTGCGATGAGGCCGGTGACGGTGCCCGGCGGTCGTGA